CTCAATCGACGCGTTTCACGCGGCCGAGCTGGCTCAGAACCCGCGGCGGTGCGAGCTGCCTACATCCAAGGAGGAAGTGTGACACACGGCAACGGCGGGGATCTGCTCGCCCAGATCCTGATCGACAACGGCGTCGACACCGCGTTCGGCATCGTGAGCGTGCACAACCTGCCGCTGGTGGAGGCGATCGCGGCGCGGCTGCGGTTCGTGCCGGTGCGGCACGAGGCGGCGGCGGTCAACGCGGCCGACGGGTACGCCCGCGCCGGCGGCGGGCTCGGGGTCGCGATCACCAGCACCGGCACCGGTGCGGGCAACGCGGCCGGGTCGCTGGTGGAGGCGCTGACCGCGGGCAGCCGGGTGCTGCACGTGACCGGGCAGATCGACTCCCCCTACCTCGGGCAGGGGCGCGGGGTCATCCACGAGACGCGCGACCAGCTGGGCATGCTCACCGCGGTGTCCAAGCACGCCGCGACCATCTCTTCGGTGGCCGAGGCCGGAGACGTGCTGCGGCGGGCGGTGCGGGAGGCCGTGTCCCTCCCCTGTGGACCGTCCAGTGTGGAATGGCCGATCGACCTGCAGTACGCGCGGCACGACGTGGTGGCTCGCGGTCCGGAGGTTCCGGCGCCGGTGCCGCCGCCGGACGAGGACGCGCTGGCCCGGGCCGACCAGTTGATCGCCTCGGCGAGGCGCCCGGTGATCTGGGCCGGCGGCGGGGCGGTCGACGCGCGGGACGAGGTGCGGGAGCTGGCCGAGCGGCTGCACGCCCCGGTGTTCACGAGCAACTCCGGGCGAGGCACGCTGCCCGAGGACCACCCGCTGGTGGTCGGCAACTTCGCGACCGTGGCGGAGGACCTGCTGGCCGAGGCGGACCTGTTGATCTCGATCGGGACGCACTTCCGGTCCAACGAGACGAAGCACTACCACCTGGCGCTGCCCGCGCGGCACGTCCAGATCGACGTCGACCCCGCCGCCCTGGGCCGGGTGCACCCGGCGACGGTCGGGATCGCCGGGGAGGCCGCGGCGGTGCTGCGGCGGCTGCGGGGCGGGTCCGGTGATCCGGAGTGGCGGGCACGAGCGGTTGCGACCCGGTCCGCCGTGCGGTCGCGGCTGCGCGAGGCGATCGGCCCGTACGGCGAAATCTGCGACGCGATGCGGGCGGGGTTGCCGCGGGAGTCGGTGATCGCCCGGGACGTGACGATCCCGTCGAGCC
The window above is part of the Amycolatopsis thermoflava N1165 genome. Proteins encoded here:
- a CDS encoding thiamine pyrophosphate-binding protein, which produces MTHGNGGDLLAQILIDNGVDTAFGIVSVHNLPLVEAIAARLRFVPVRHEAAAVNAADGYARAGGGLGVAITSTGTGAGNAAGSLVEALTAGSRVLHVTGQIDSPYLGQGRGVIHETRDQLGMLTAVSKHAATISSVAEAGDVLRRAVREAVSLPCGPSSVEWPIDLQYARHDVVARGPEVPAPVPPPDEDALARADQLIASARRPVIWAGGGAVDARDEVRELAERLHAPVFTSNSGRGTLPEDHPLVVGNFATVAEDLLAEADLLISIGTHFRSNETKHYHLALPARHVQIDVDPAALGRVHPATVGIAGEAAAVLRRLRGGSGDPEWRARAVATRSAVRSRLREAIGPYGEICDAMRAGLPRESVIARDVTIPSSQWGNRLLDIFDPRTNLFPVGGGIGQGLATGIGAALSGRDAPTLVMAGDGGLAVHLGELGTLAQEKPWLVLVVFNDGGYGVLRNMQDHHGGSRAGVDLYTPDFSRLAQSLDLPYQLVSRPSLFAEALEKAVAQHGPAVIEVDVTALDPAPRPFVPPVPVPRED